From a region of the Thermus caldilimi genome:
- a CDS encoding WecB/TagA/CpsF family glycosyltransferase, with protein MGRVELLGLPLDPVGMEEALARVRGFLEEEGTHQVVTLNPEIAVRAQEDQALRQAILEAELVTPDGVGILWAAKRLLGLELKERVTGVDLTLALLRRFPGIRVYLLGGKPGVAERAAAEARRLGAEVVGFHHGYFQEEEKVVEEIRQKAPDLLLVGMGERQESFIHRHKPHLRAKVAIGVGGTLDVLAGEAKRPPAWAQRLGLEWLLRVGLDPKRWKRAPRLFRFAYMVLRERR; from the coding sequence ATGGGACGGGTAGAACTCCTGGGCCTTCCCCTGGACCCTGTGGGGATGGAGGAAGCCTTGGCCCGGGTCCGGGGCTTCCTCGAGGAGGAAGGCACCCACCAGGTGGTCACCCTGAACCCGGAGATCGCCGTGCGGGCCCAGGAGGACCAAGCCCTCAGGCAAGCCATCCTCGAGGCGGAGCTGGTAACCCCGGACGGGGTGGGCATCCTCTGGGCGGCCAAAAGGCTTTTGGGCCTGGAGCTCAAGGAGCGGGTCACCGGGGTGGACCTCACCCTGGCCCTACTCCGCCGCTTTCCCGGCATCCGGGTTTACCTCCTTGGGGGGAAGCCCGGGGTGGCCGAGCGGGCCGCGGCCGAGGCCAGAAGGCTGGGGGCAGAGGTGGTGGGTTTCCATCACGGTTACTTCCAGGAGGAGGAAAAGGTGGTGGAGGAGATCCGGCAAAAGGCCCCCGACCTCCTCCTGGTGGGCATGGGGGAAAGGCAGGAGTCCTTCATTCACCGGCACAAACCCCACCTGAGGGCCAAGGTGGCCATCGGGGTAGGGGGTACCCTGGACGTGCTGGCCGGCGAGGCCAAACGCCCCCCGGCCTGGGCGCAAAGGCTCGGCCTGGAATGGCTTCTCCGGGTGGGTCTGGACCCTAAGCGCTGGAAAAGGGCTCCCAGGCTTTTCCGCTTCGCTTATATGGTTCTTAGGGAAAGGCGCTAG
- a CDS encoding 2-phosphosulfolactate phosphatase codes for MCRVDLCLTPAQGPLVLVEVLPAGSLLTLLLAQGASEVWVAPGPKVARLLARELGGEVLLLGEVEGFPPEGFHGRLSLVDLESTPVAGKKAVLVAPLLNASLLAGEEEVYVAGFRNAKAVLETLRGLEGLVFRPSGAPDPLLSAVVAAGFLQKRLAPDAPTTLATALLKAFPDPQEALFQSAEGQALHRQGRTEELARASLIGVDPVVPRLAGVRFFSKVEFGLTQDRYAQRFVAWDG; via the coding sequence GTGTGCCGGGTTGACCTTTGCCTCACGCCAGCCCAGGGCCCCCTGGTCCTGGTGGAGGTCCTCCCCGCAGGCAGCCTCCTCACCCTGCTCCTGGCCCAGGGAGCCTCGGAGGTCTGGGTAGCCCCAGGGCCCAAGGTGGCCCGCCTTCTGGCCCGGGAGCTGGGAGGTGAGGTCCTCCTTTTGGGCGAGGTGGAAGGCTTTCCTCCCGAGGGCTTCCACGGCCGGCTTTCCCTGGTGGACCTGGAAAGCACCCCTGTGGCGGGGAAAAAGGCTGTCCTGGTGGCTCCCCTCCTCAACGCAAGCCTCCTAGCCGGGGAGGAAGAGGTGTACGTGGCGGGGTTTCGCAACGCCAAGGCGGTCTTGGAAACCCTTCGTGGTCTAGAGGGGCTGGTGTTCCGGCCCTCCGGGGCCCCGGACCCCCTGCTCTCGGCGGTGGTGGCGGCCGGGTTCTTGCAAAAGCGCCTTGCCCCTGATGCCCCCACCACCCTGGCCACCGCCCTCCTCAAGGCCTTCCCCGACCCCCAGGAAGCCCTCTTCCAGAGCGCGGAAGGCCAGGCCCTCCACCGCCAGGGGCGCACCGAGGAGCTGGCGCGGGCCAGCCTCATCGGGGTGGATCCGGTGGTGCCCAGGCTCGCGGGGGTGCGCTTCTTCTCCAAGGTGGAGTTCGGCCTAACCCAGGACCGCTACGCCCAGAGGTTTGTGGCATGGGACGGGTAG
- a CDS encoding thiamine-phosphate kinase, translating into MRLKDLGERALLGKLAPIGYPSAAPLPPGDDAGGVWVGEVAWLLKTDGFLYREVALSGMGPFEVGFRGVAATASDLIAKMGRPLGFTLGLFLPPDLEEPFVLNLVEGAAEAARRLQAPLLGGDTNAGPEVALTVSGFAQAEAPLPRRALPGDLLYLAGDRWGRTGAAIRAHYQERDLGAYPRIREAAFYPLPRLELLSLRELLRGSLDSSDGLAETLWQLSEQGVRVDLEALPLYPDVLAFAGDEDEARELVLYGGEEFEAVLAVPPEREAQVLARAKEAGLPLFCAGQVSEGEGVYFLGAPVKRRGYAHF; encoded by the coding sequence ATGCGGCTTAAGGACTTAGGCGAGCGGGCGCTTCTTGGGAAGCTGGCCCCCATCGGTTACCCGTCGGCGGCCCCCTTGCCTCCCGGGGACGATGCCGGGGGGGTCTGGGTAGGGGAGGTGGCCTGGCTTTTGAAGACGGATGGCTTCCTTTACCGGGAAGTGGCCCTCTCGGGGATGGGGCCCTTTGAGGTGGGGTTTAGGGGGGTGGCGGCCACCGCCTCGGACCTCATCGCCAAGATGGGGAGGCCTTTGGGGTTTACCCTGGGGCTCTTTCTGCCCCCGGACCTCGAGGAGCCCTTCGTCCTAAATCTGGTGGAGGGTGCGGCGGAGGCGGCGAGGCGGCTTCAGGCTCCTCTCCTGGGGGGCGATACCAACGCTGGGCCAGAGGTGGCCCTTACGGTTTCCGGCTTTGCCCAGGCGGAGGCCCCCTTGCCCCGCAGGGCTCTACCGGGGGACCTCCTCTACCTGGCCGGGGACCGTTGGGGCAGGACGGGGGCGGCCATACGGGCCCACTACCAGGAAAGGGACCTGGGGGCCTACCCGAGGATCCGGGAGGCGGCTTTTTATCCCCTGCCTCGGCTGGAGCTTTTAAGCCTAAGGGAACTTCTCCGGGGTAGCCTGGACTCCTCGGATGGCCTGGCGGAAACCCTGTGGCAACTTTCGGAACAGGGGGTGCGGGTGGACCTCGAGGCCCTTCCCCTTTACCCCGATGTGCTGGCCTTCGCCGGGGATGAGGACGAGGCCCGGGAGCTGGTCCTTTATGGGGGAGAGGAGTTTGAGGCGGTGCTGGCGGTTCCCCCGGAGCGGGAGGCCCAGGTCCTGGCCCGGGCGAAGGAGGCGGGGCTTCCCCTTTTTTGCGCCGGACAGGTGTCCGAGGGGGAGGGAGTGTACTTCCTGGGTGCACCCGTAAAGCGGCGGGGTTACGCCCACTTCTAG
- a CDS encoding pyridoxal phosphate-dependent aminotransferase, which yields MRAFKAHLRGISPYPYKKVEAPVKLDQNESPFDLPQALKAEALRRLAHLSWNRYPEIHAEALRQRLAARVGWPEEGIVLAPGSNLLILALAVAAEEVLDVSPSFPHYAHAARVTGTPYRALPLEAGEEGFALPLEELLSAFQGGVFFLPNPHAPTGALFPEEALWALAERAKEVEGLLVVDEAYREFAGTDFSPLGRGNPHVAFLRTFSKAFSLGGVRAGYLLASPEVAALVREVLPPFVLPAHTGTILEVVLENPGYVEAVAAHVRAERERVYARLGDHPTWRPYRSHINFLLVRTPDAEKAFHHLLAQGILVRRQDHYPGLSGCIRVTVGSKEEMDAFLKAAFEVAYA from the coding sequence ATGCGGGCCTTTAAGGCGCACCTCCGGGGAATCTCCCCCTACCCCTACAAGAAGGTGGAGGCCCCGGTGAAGCTGGACCAGAACGAAAGCCCTTTTGATCTTCCCCAGGCCCTGAAAGCGGAGGCCCTGAGGCGCCTGGCCCACCTTTCCTGGAACCGGTACCCGGAGATCCACGCCGAGGCCCTGCGGCAAAGGCTTGCCGCCCGGGTGGGATGGCCGGAGGAGGGCATCGTCCTGGCGCCGGGTTCCAACCTCCTCATCCTGGCCCTGGCGGTGGCGGCGGAGGAGGTTTTGGATGTAAGCCCCTCCTTTCCCCACTACGCCCATGCCGCCCGGGTGACGGGAACCCCTTACCGGGCCCTACCCTTGGAGGCCGGGGAGGAAGGGTTCGCTTTGCCTTTGGAGGAGCTTCTTTCCGCCTTCCAGGGCGGGGTCTTCTTCCTGCCCAACCCCCACGCCCCCACGGGGGCCCTTTTCCCCGAGGAAGCCCTTTGGGCCTTGGCCGAGAGGGCCAAGGAGGTGGAGGGGCTACTGGTGGTGGACGAGGCCTACCGGGAGTTTGCGGGCACAGACTTTAGCCCCTTAGGGCGGGGAAACCCCCATGTGGCCTTCTTGCGCACCTTTTCCAAGGCCTTCTCCCTGGGAGGGGTGCGGGCGGGTTATTTGTTGGCCTCGCCAGAGGTGGCTGCCCTTGTCCGCGAGGTGCTTCCTCCCTTTGTCCTTCCCGCCCACACCGGGACCATCCTGGAGGTGGTCCTGGAAAACCCCGGCTATGTGGAGGCGGTGGCGGCCCACGTGCGGGCCGAGCGGGAGCGGGTTTACGCAAGGCTTGGGGACCATCCCACCTGGCGGCCCTACAGGAGCCACATCAACTTCCTGTTGGTGCGGACCCCGGATGCCGAGAAGGCCTTTCACCACCTTCTCGCCCAGGGGATACTGGTGCGCAGGCAGGACCACTACCCAGGCCTTTCGGGGTGCATCCGGGTCACGGTGGGCTCCAAGGAGGAGATGGACGCCTTTCTGAAGGCGGCTTTTGAGGTGGCCTATGCGTGA
- the hisB gene encoding imidazoleglycerol-phosphate dehydratase HisB yields the protein MREASVERATAETWVWVHLGLDGPPGGKVATGLPFLDHMLLQLQRHGRLLLEVEARGDLEVDVHHLVEDVGITLGQALREALGEGRGVERYAEAFAPMDETLVLCVLDLSGRPHLEYRPEEWPVVGEAGGVNHYHLREFLRGLVNHGRLTLHLRLLSGREVHHVVEASFKALARALHRATRLTGEGLPSTKGVL from the coding sequence ATGCGTGAGGCTTCTGTGGAGCGGGCAACCGCAGAAACCTGGGTGTGGGTGCACCTAGGCTTGGATGGGCCCCCTGGGGGTAAGGTGGCCACGGGCCTTCCCTTCCTGGACCATATGCTCCTGCAGCTCCAGCGCCACGGGCGTCTTCTCCTGGAGGTGGAGGCCAGGGGGGACCTCGAGGTGGACGTGCACCACTTGGTGGAGGATGTGGGCATCACCCTGGGCCAGGCTTTAAGGGAGGCTTTGGGGGAGGGAAGGGGCGTGGAACGCTACGCCGAGGCCTTTGCCCCCATGGACGAAACCCTGGTGCTTTGCGTCTTGGACCTCTCGGGAAGGCCCCACCTGGAGTACCGCCCAGAGGAGTGGCCCGTGGTGGGGGAGGCGGGCGGGGTGAACCACTACCACCTCCGGGAGTTCCTAAGGGGGCTCGTCAACCACGGCCGCCTCACCCTGCACCTTCGGCTTCTTTCCGGCAGGGAGGTGCACCATGTGGTGGAGGCCAGCTTCAAGGCCCTGGCCCGGGCCCTCCACCGGGCTACCCGCCTCACGGGGGAGGGGCTTCCCAGCACCAAGGGGGTGCTCTAG
- the hisH gene encoding imidazole glycerol phosphate synthase subunit HisH has protein sequence MKALLIDYGSGNLRSAAKALGVAGFEVTVSSDPRAHLEASLLVLPGQGHFGQVMQAFRNSGFVDRVLAHLERGLPFLGICVGMQVLYQESEEAPGVRGLGLVEGVVRRFTQGRVPQMGWNRVRFQGAFSTLSERHFYFANSYYGPLTPYSLGRGEYGGTPFTALLAKENLLAPQFHPEKSGKAGLAFLALAHRYFQVL, from the coding sequence ATGAAGGCCCTCCTCATCGACTACGGCTCGGGAAACCTCCGGAGCGCCGCCAAGGCGTTAGGGGTTGCCGGCTTTGAGGTTACCGTCTCCTCGGACCCCCGGGCGCACCTCGAGGCCAGCCTCCTGGTCCTTCCCGGCCAGGGCCACTTCGGCCAGGTGATGCAGGCCTTCCGCAATAGCGGTTTCGTGGACCGGGTCCTGGCCCACCTGGAAAGAGGCCTTCCCTTCCTGGGCATCTGCGTGGGCATGCAGGTCCTGTACCAGGAAAGCGAGGAAGCCCCCGGGGTCAGGGGGCTGGGCCTGGTGGAGGGGGTGGTGCGGCGCTTTACCCAAGGCCGCGTGCCCCAGATGGGCTGGAACCGGGTGCGCTTCCAGGGTGCCTTCTCTACCCTTTCGGAACGGCACTTCTACTTCGCCAACTCCTACTACGGCCCCCTTACCCCGTACTCCTTGGGCCGGGGGGAGTATGGGGGCACCCCCTTTACCGCCCTCCTGGCCAAGGAAAACCTCTTGGCCCCCCAGTTCCACCCGGAAAAAAGCGGGAAGGCGGGCCTGGCCTTTTTAGCCCTGGCCCACCGCTACTTCCAGGTCCTCTAG
- a CDS encoding carbohydrate kinase family protein, whose product MRFFVVGDVSVDLLFFVERIPEPGEEVPSRRALMKPGGAGATLAAQLSSLGHRVYLAGRVGQDPFAELALSQVREVGVDLRHLQEDPDHTTSSVLILLVPGGERAMVSAEGASRYLDPSLFKPRFLDQADAVVLSAYALVGGPSRSYAVEVLEAARKREMPIFADLGTGAVRAAGRELLRYLRGVSWLLMNQTELLALTAASSLSEGVTRLREKGFHHLAIKVGAMGSIVVTPEGEELLEPFPVEDIVDSTGSGDAYTAAFAHAILSGKSPLEAGRLANLAGALAATAIGAQGRLIRLEDLEVAVGQG is encoded by the coding sequence ATGCGGTTTTTCGTGGTGGGCGACGTGTCTGTGGACCTGCTCTTCTTCGTGGAGCGCATACCGGAGCCGGGGGAGGAGGTTCCTTCCCGCCGTGCCCTGATGAAACCGGGGGGCGCCGGGGCCACCCTGGCGGCGCAGCTTTCCAGCCTGGGCCACCGGGTCTACCTGGCTGGCCGGGTGGGGCAGGACCCCTTCGCTGAACTGGCCCTTTCCCAGGTGCGGGAGGTGGGGGTGGACCTGAGGCACCTTCAGGAGGACCCCGACCACACCACCAGCTCCGTGCTGATCCTTCTGGTGCCAGGGGGGGAAAGGGCCATGGTGAGCGCCGAGGGGGCCAGCCGTTACCTGGATCCCTCCCTCTTCAAGCCCCGCTTCCTGGACCAAGCGGACGCCGTGGTCCTCTCCGCCTACGCCCTGGTGGGAGGCCCTAGCCGGAGCTACGCGGTGGAGGTCTTGGAGGCCGCCAGGAAGCGGGAGATGCCCATCTTCGCCGACCTGGGGACCGGGGCGGTGCGGGCGGCGGGCAGGGAGCTTTTAAGGTACCTGCGGGGTGTAAGCTGGCTTCTCATGAACCAAACGGAGCTTCTGGCCCTGACGGCGGCCTCCTCCCTCTCCGAGGGGGTGACCCGCCTTCGGGAAAAGGGCTTCCACCACCTGGCCATCAAGGTGGGGGCCATGGGGTCCATCGTGGTCACCCCGGAAGGAGAGGAGCTCCTCGAGCCCTTCCCCGTGGAGGACATCGTGGATTCCACGGGATCCGGAGACGCCTATACCGCTGCCTTCGCCCACGCCATCCTGAGCGGGAAAAGCCCCCTGGAGGCGGGCAGGCTCGCCAACCTGGCCGGGGCCCTAGCCGCCACCGCCATCGGCGCCCAGGGCAGGCTCATCCGGCTAGAGGACCTGGAAGTAGCGGTGGGCCAGGGCTAA
- a CDS encoding phenylacetate--CoA ligase family protein: MDRNARLKEVVYAAKEHPVYREKFKGVHPEEVTLENLGQLPLTTREEWVAYLKENPRPPEGASLMHLTPSPLMGWMPEYLSQDDLRYQTEALAEHYRRLGLTGKKVLVAFSYHVFAGGWLFHQALWRAGNLVFPHGPGEASRIAEIGHTYGFEVLVTNPSFALKVGQAGGRFALLLAGGEPFTSVPGFREKVEALLGCTALDAYGTSELGIVAGERLEKDGLWEIPEMAVLEVLDPETLKPVPDGEKGELVVTALSRTLMPMVRFRTGDLAVAERREGLTVLPRGVFGRTDQMVKVKGVKLYPTELAPLLGGFGLDPRGFQVVVERKLEGTDKLVLRLKAEKVPAGLLEAVQKATGLKVDEVELVGELEGGLLVDRRF; encoded by the coding sequence ATGGACCGGAACGCTCGGCTCAAAGAGGTGGTGTACGCGGCCAAGGAACACCCCGTCTACCGGGAGAAGTTCAAGGGAGTCCACCCGGAGGAGGTCACCCTGGAAAACCTAGGGCAGCTTCCCCTCACCACCCGCGAGGAATGGGTGGCTTACCTGAAGGAAAACCCCAGGCCCCCAGAAGGGGCAAGCCTCATGCACCTCACCCCAAGCCCCCTCATGGGTTGGATGCCCGAGTACCTCTCCCAGGACGACCTGCGCTACCAGACCGAGGCCTTGGCCGAACACTACCGCCGCCTGGGCCTCACCGGGAAGAAGGTGCTGGTGGCCTTCAGCTACCACGTTTTCGCCGGGGGGTGGCTTTTCCACCAGGCCCTCTGGCGCGCCGGGAACCTGGTCTTCCCCCACGGGCCCGGGGAGGCCAGCCGCATCGCCGAGATCGGCCATACCTATGGCTTTGAGGTGCTGGTCACCAATCCCTCCTTCGCCCTCAAGGTGGGCCAGGCGGGGGGGCGCTTCGCCCTCCTCCTGGCCGGAGGGGAGCCCTTCACCTCCGTCCCCGGCTTCCGGGAAAAGGTGGAAGCCCTTTTGGGGTGTACCGCCCTGGACGCCTACGGCACCAGCGAGCTCGGGATCGTGGCCGGGGAACGCCTGGAAAAGGACGGGCTCTGGGAAATCCCCGAGATGGCGGTTTTGGAGGTCCTGGACCCGGAAACCCTGAAGCCTGTGCCTGACGGGGAAAAGGGAGAACTGGTGGTGACGGCCCTAAGCCGCACCCTCATGCCCATGGTGCGTTTCCGCACCGGGGACCTGGCCGTGGCCGAAAGGCGGGAAGGACTCACCGTTTTGCCCAGGGGGGTCTTTGGCCGCACCGACCAGATGGTGAAGGTGAAGGGGGTAAAACTCTACCCCACGGAGCTCGCCCCCCTCCTGGGCGGATTCGGCCTGGACCCCAGGGGCTTCCAGGTGGTGGTGGAAAGGAAGCTGGAGGGCACGGACAAGCTGGTTCTCCGGCTCAAGGCGGAGAAGGTGCCGGCAGGGCTTTTGGAGGCCGTCCAGAAGGCCACGGGCCTAAAGGTGGACGAGGTGGAGCTGGTGGGGGAGCTGGAAGGCGGCCTGCTGGTGGACCGTCGCTTCTAA
- a CDS encoding 5-(carboxyamino)imidazole ribonucleotide synthase — translation MRIGILGGGQLGRMLALSGYPLGLSFRFLDPSPEACAGQVGELVVGDFLDEEALRRFAEGLDLVTYEFENVPVEAARFLAAGLPVLPPPGALEVAQDRLAEKTFMQSLGIPTPPFRRVDGLEDLREGLEALGFPALFKTRRGGYDGKGQALVRSLEEGEEAFRALGGGGLILEGYVPFQRELSILGVRSRTGEVAFYPLVENRHQGGILRLSLAPAPGTSQALQEKAEGYAQKAMEALGYVGVLALELFQVGEELLFNEMAPRVHNSGHWTLEGAETSQFENHLRALLGLPLGSTAPRGYSAMANLIGAKADFAQVLALPGAHLHWYGKAVRPGRKVGHITLRRDAWEDLARDLPHLLTLAQAPEPV, via the coding sequence ATGAGGATAGGCATCCTGGGCGGAGGCCAGCTGGGAAGGATGCTGGCCCTTTCGGGCTACCCCCTGGGGCTTTCCTTCCGCTTCCTGGACCCAAGCCCGGAGGCCTGCGCCGGGCAGGTGGGGGAGCTGGTGGTGGGGGATTTTCTGGACGAAGAGGCCCTCCGGCGCTTTGCCGAAGGGCTGGACCTGGTTACCTACGAGTTCGAAAACGTGCCGGTGGAGGCCGCCCGGTTCCTTGCGGCAGGGCTTCCCGTCCTCCCCCCACCCGGGGCCCTGGAGGTGGCCCAAGACCGCCTGGCGGAAAAGACCTTCATGCAAAGCCTGGGGATACCCACCCCTCCCTTTCGCCGGGTGGATGGCCTGGAGGACCTCAGGGAAGGCCTCGAGGCCCTGGGCTTCCCCGCCCTCTTCAAGACCCGCCGGGGCGGGTACGACGGCAAGGGGCAGGCCCTGGTGCGCTCGCTGGAGGAAGGGGAAGAGGCGTTCCGGGCCCTGGGGGGAGGAGGGTTGATCCTCGAGGGGTATGTTCCCTTCCAGCGGGAGCTTTCCATCCTGGGGGTGCGGAGCCGAACCGGGGAGGTGGCCTTCTATCCCTTGGTGGAAAACCGCCACCAGGGGGGTATCCTGCGCCTTTCCCTAGCCCCGGCCCCTGGAACCTCCCAAGCGTTGCAGGAGAAGGCAGAAGGTTATGCCCAGAAGGCCATGGAGGCCCTGGGATATGTGGGGGTTCTAGCTCTGGAACTTTTTCAAGTGGGGGAAGAACTCCTCTTCAACGAGATGGCCCCCCGGGTGCACAACTCCGGCCACTGGACCCTCGAGGGGGCCGAGACCAGCCAGTTCGAAAACCACCTCCGGGCCCTTTTGGGCCTCCCCTTGGGGAGCACCGCCCCTAGGGGCTATAGCGCCATGGCCAACCTCATTGGGGCGAAGGCCGACTTCGCCCAGGTCCTCGCCCTTCCCGGAGCCCATCTGCACTGGTACGGCAAGGCGGTACGCCCAGGGCGCAAGGTGGGCCACATCACCCTGCGGCGGGACGCCTGGGAGGACCTGGCCCGGGACCTTCCCCACCTCCTCACCTTGGCCCAGGCTCCCGAACCGGTATAA
- the purE gene encoding 5-(carboxyamino)imidazole ribonucleotide mutase has translation MRPLVGVIMGSKSDWETLRHAAETLETLGIPYEVRVVSAHRTPDLMAEYAKTAKERGLMVIIAGAGGAAHLPGMTAAHTPLPVLGVPVESKALKGLDSLLSIVQMPAGIPVGTLAIGKAGAVNAALLAASIVGLSHPEVMERLQAYRQAQMEAVLAHPDPREEG, from the coding sequence ATGCGGCCTTTGGTGGGCGTGATCATGGGCTCCAAGTCCGACTGGGAAACCCTCCGTCATGCGGCAGAAACCCTGGAAACCCTAGGCATCCCCTACGAGGTGCGGGTGGTCTCCGCCCACCGCACCCCAGACCTCATGGCGGAATACGCCAAGACCGCCAAGGAGCGGGGGCTTATGGTGATCATCGCCGGAGCTGGCGGGGCTGCCCACCTTCCCGGCATGACCGCCGCCCACACCCCCTTGCCCGTGCTGGGGGTGCCGGTGGAAAGCAAGGCTTTAAAGGGCCTGGATTCCCTTCTTTCCATCGTGCAGATGCCCGCCGGTATCCCCGTGGGCACCCTGGCCATCGGCAAAGCGGGAGCGGTGAACGCCGCCCTCCTGGCCGCCAGCATCGTGGGGCTTTCCCACCCCGAGGTGATGGAGCGCCTTCAGGCCTACCGCCAGGCCCAGATGGAGGCTGTCTTAGCCCACCCCGACCCCCGGGAGGAAGGATGA
- a CDS encoding sodium-dependent bicarbonate transport family permease — translation MDALELLRLNLLSPMVLAFALGVLARLLKSDLAFPEALYTALSIYLLFAIGFKGGVELSKTPLATMLLPALATLGLGLFRPLSSYVLARRFLVLSRVDAGALAAHYGSVSAVTFLAALTFAQAVGHRPEGFLPTLVALLEVPGIVVALLLAKRGGGNLGEAFQEVLTGKSVVLLVGGLLIGALSGEAGMERVKPFFVDPFYGALTLFLMDLGMVAASRFATLRQVGFRLVFYGTFLPLFHGAIGVYVGHLVGFSVGGATVLGAMAASSSYIAAPAAVRIALPEANPSLYLAASLALTFPFNLVLGIPIYYALAQGMGR, via the coding sequence ATGGATGCCTTGGAGCTCCTTCGGCTCAACCTCCTCTCCCCCATGGTCCTGGCCTTCGCCCTGGGGGTCTTGGCCCGGCTTCTCAAGAGCGACCTGGCCTTCCCCGAGGCCTTGTATACGGCGCTGTCCATTTACCTCCTCTTCGCCATCGGCTTCAAGGGTGGGGTAGAGCTTTCCAAAACGCCCCTGGCTACCATGCTTCTACCTGCTTTGGCCACCCTGGGTTTGGGGCTTTTTAGGCCCCTTTCCAGTTATGTTCTAGCCCGCCGCTTTTTGGTCCTAAGCCGGGTGGATGCGGGGGCCCTGGCCGCCCATTACGGCTCGGTTTCCGCGGTGACCTTCCTGGCAGCCCTCACCTTTGCCCAAGCGGTGGGCCACCGGCCCGAGGGGTTTTTGCCCACCCTGGTGGCCCTTTTGGAGGTCCCCGGTATCGTGGTGGCCCTGCTTTTGGCCAAGCGGGGGGGTGGAAACCTGGGGGAGGCCTTCCAGGAAGTCCTCACCGGGAAGAGCGTGGTCCTCCTGGTGGGTGGGCTTCTCATCGGGGCCCTTTCCGGCGAGGCGGGGATGGAACGGGTGAAGCCTTTTTTTGTGGATCCCTTCTACGGGGCCCTCACCCTTTTCCTCATGGACCTGGGGATGGTGGCAGCCTCGAGGTTCGCCACCTTAAGGCAGGTGGGCTTCCGTCTGGTCTTCTACGGAACCTTCCTTCCCCTCTTTCACGGGGCCATAGGGGTATATGTGGGACACCTGGTGGGGTTTTCCGTGGGTGGGGCTACCGTCTTGGGGGCCATGGCAGCCAGCAGTAGCTACATCGCTGCTCCTGCTGCCGTGCGCATCGCCCTGCCCGAGGCTAACCCCAGCCTGTATCTGGCGGCAAGCCTGGCGCTGACTTTTCCTTTTAACTTGGTTCTAGGCATCCCCATCTACTACGCCTTGGCTCAGGGGATGGGGAGGTGA
- a CDS encoding P-II family nitrogen regulator, with the protein MDLVPLKLVTIVAESILEKKLVEEIKRLGAKGYTIVPARGEGSRGMRSLDWEGQNIRLETIVPEEVALRILARLQEAYFPHYAVIAYVENVWVVRGEKYI; encoded by the coding sequence ATGGACCTGGTGCCTTTGAAGCTGGTCACCATCGTGGCGGAAAGCATCCTGGAGAAGAAGCTGGTGGAGGAGATCAAGCGCCTGGGGGCCAAGGGGTACACCATTGTGCCTGCCAGGGGAGAGGGTTCCCGGGGCATGCGTAGCCTGGACTGGGAGGGCCAGAATATTCGCCTGGAAACCATCGTTCCTGAGGAAGTGGCCCTCAGAATCCTGGCCCGCTTGCAGGAGGCCTACTTTCCCCACTACGCCGTCATCGCCTATGTGGAAAACGTCTGGGTAGTACGGGGGGAGAAGTACATTTAG
- a CDS encoding TerC family protein, with translation METSALSVILILVALEVILSADNALILGVMVQKLPHHLRRKALFYGILGAYVLRGLALLFAALVIKLWWVQVLGAAYLLYIALKHFLKPEEAHAPPPLEVSAAGFWKVVAQVELMDLAFAVDSILVAVALSDKLWVIYTGVFLGILALRMLASLVVNLLDRYPRFKDLAYVVVGLAGVKLLVGGWDKLAKEVLHSPHLAVGLDKEAFSLLILAVLLLGSLWALRKPTAQPS, from the coding sequence ATGGAAACCAGTGCCCTCTCGGTGATCCTAATCCTGGTGGCCCTCGAGGTCATCCTTTCCGCGGACAACGCCCTGATCCTAGGGGTCATGGTGCAGAAGCTGCCCCACCACCTCAGGCGCAAAGCCCTGTTCTACGGCATCCTGGGGGCCTACGTCCTCCGGGGCCTCGCCCTCCTCTTCGCCGCCTTGGTGATCAAGCTGTGGTGGGTGCAGGTCCTGGGGGCGGCCTACCTCCTCTACATCGCCCTGAAGCACTTCCTGAAGCCGGAGGAAGCCCATGCCCCTCCTCCTTTGGAGGTAAGCGCCGCGGGGTTTTGGAAGGTGGTGGCCCAAGTGGAGCTCATGGACCTGGCCTTCGCCGTGGACTCGATCTTGGTGGCCGTGGCCCTTTCCGACAAGCTCTGGGTCATCTACACCGGGGTCTTCCTGGGGATCCTGGCCCTAAGGATGCTGGCCAGCCTGGTGGTGAACCTCCTGGACCGCTACCCGCGCTTCAAGGACCTAGCCTACGTGGTGGTGGGGCTTGCGGGGGTGAAGCTCCTGGTGGGCGGCTGGGACAAGCTCGCAAAGGAGGTTCTCCACAGCCCCCATCTGGCCGTGGGCCTGGACAAAGAGGCCTTCAGCCTCCTCATCCTGGCGGTGCTCCTTCTGGGAAGCCTCTGGGCCTTGCGCAAGCCCACAGCCCAGCCCTCCTAA